A part of Magnetospirillum sp. ME-1 genomic DNA contains:
- the dctP gene encoding TRAP transporter substrate-binding protein DctP, whose product MLRGILLKLAAGALAALAAMPGARAETWNASYQFPPGDLRDDAMRSIAQAMAPQGLTIRLYAAASLLRPGNQWSALTGGSIDMVFMPVDYLLDRIPQLAVLSLPTMIRSRAQAGRVSASPAMRDLKRQVEAAGVVIVADSWIPGAYASRQRCVQVPADAKGLKARTIGRFMSEYWAGAGAVPVPVATSESLGTLVSNDLIDIANTSAATLLSLRMERKFACLTVPGTGGAMWYLYEPIMVSKRRYESLSDTQRQALHAAAAAAEANLAASLSLLERRLAGNFIAAGIEVVKLDADSMESWHKLARRTAWKSFRDHVPGGAELLDKIQAVE is encoded by the coding sequence GTGCTGAGAGGGATTCTACTGAAGCTGGCGGCGGGAGCCTTGGCGGCGCTGGCGGCGATGCCCGGGGCGCGGGCCGAGACCTGGAACGCGTCGTACCAGTTTCCGCCCGGCGACCTGCGCGACGACGCCATGCGCTCCATCGCGCAGGCCATGGCGCCCCAGGGCCTGACCATCCGCCTCTACGCCGCCGCCTCCCTGCTGCGCCCCGGCAATCAGTGGAGCGCGCTGACCGGCGGCAGTATCGACATGGTGTTCATGCCGGTGGATTACCTGCTGGACCGCATTCCCCAATTGGCCGTGCTGTCCCTGCCGACCATGATCCGCAGCCGCGCCCAGGCCGGGCGGGTCTCGGCCTCGCCCGCCATGCGCGACCTGAAGCGCCAGGTCGAGGCGGCGGGCGTGGTCATCGTGGCCGATTCCTGGATTCCCGGCGCCTATGCAAGCCGCCAGCGCTGCGTGCAGGTCCCCGCCGACGCCAAGGGCCTGAAGGCCCGGACCATCGGCCGCTTCATGAGTGAATACTGGGCCGGGGCCGGCGCGGTGCCGGTCCCCGTAGCCACCTCGGAATCCCTGGGCACCCTGGTCAGCAACGATCTGATCGACATCGCCAACACCTCGGCGGCGACCTTGCTGTCGCTGCGCATGGAGCGCAAATTCGCCTGCCTGACCGTTCCCGGCACGGGCGGCGCCATGTGGTACCTGTACGAACCGATCATGGTGTCCAAGCGCCGCTACGAGTCCTTGAGCGACACCCAGCGCCAGGCGCTGCACGCGGCGGCGGCGGCGGCGGAGGCCAATCTCGCCGCCTCCCTGTCGCTGCTCGAGCGCCGTCTGGCCGGCAATTTCATCGCCGCCGGAATCGAGGTGGTCAAACTGGATGCCGATTCCATGGAATCCTGGCACAAACTGGCGCGGCGCACCGCCTGGAAGTCGTTCCGCGACCACGTGCCGGGCGGGGCCGAGCTTCTGGACAAGATACAGGCCGTGGAGTGA
- a CDS encoding ABC transporter ATP-binding protein — protein sequence MADNTLPTALLDLRGVRKSFRTPERHERTVLEGVDFKLEEGEIVALLGKSGSGKSTLLRIMAGLIKANGGEVKYRGQTMTGPAKGISMVFQSFALFPWLTVEENVELGLEAAGVSKAEREDRANEAIELIGLGGYESAYPKELSGGMRQRVGFARALVMRPDVLLLDEPFSALDVLTSETLREDLLELWDERKIPTKGILLVSHNIEEAVSMADRVLVFSSDPGRVRAEIRVNLPRPRDTESPAFRQIVDEVYTLMTANVRGGGLGTAEQLTLGYRLPDTTPGKMAGLLETVAEAPFNGRADLPQLAEETELEDDQLFHLFEGLRVLGLARIAAGDIFVTPSGQAFVEAEDALRKDLFAEALVKNIPLAAHIRRVLDERKDHRAPEDRFLQELQDYLTDDEAERVLETAITWGRYAEIFDYDYNAGVLMLPEEVVEEMEAEEEAREGMDLRE from the coding sequence ATGGCAGACAACACCCTCCCCACCGCCCTGCTCGATCTTCGGGGCGTGCGCAAGTCCTTCCGCACCCCGGAGCGCCACGAGCGCACCGTGCTGGAAGGCGTCGACTTCAAGCTGGAGGAAGGCGAGATCGTCGCCCTTCTGGGCAAGTCGGGCTCGGGCAAGTCGACCCTGCTGCGCATCATGGCCGGCCTGATCAAGGCCAATGGCGGCGAGGTCAAGTACCGGGGCCAGACCATGACCGGCCCGGCCAAGGGCATCTCCATGGTGTTCCAGTCCTTCGCCCTGTTCCCCTGGCTGACGGTCGAGGAAAACGTCGAACTGGGCCTGGAGGCGGCGGGGGTGTCCAAGGCCGAGCGCGAGGACCGCGCCAACGAGGCCATCGAGCTGATCGGCCTGGGCGGCTATGAAAGCGCCTACCCGAAGGAATTGTCGGGCGGCATGCGCCAGCGCGTCGGCTTCGCCCGCGCCCTGGTGATGCGCCCCGACGTGCTGCTGCTGGACGAGCCGTTCTCGGCGCTGGACGTGCTGACCTCGGAAACCCTGCGCGAGGATCTGCTCGAACTGTGGGACGAGCGCAAGATTCCCACCAAGGGCATCCTGCTGGTCTCCCACAACATCGAGGAGGCGGTGTCCATGGCCGACCGCGTCCTGGTGTTCTCCTCCGATCCCGGGCGGGTGCGGGCCGAGATCCGCGTCAACCTGCCCCGGCCGCGCGATACCGAATCGCCCGCCTTCCGCCAGATCGTCGACGAGGTCTACACCCTGATGACCGCCAACGTCAGGGGCGGCGGCCTGGGCACGGCGGAACAGCTGACGCTGGGCTACCGCCTGCCCGACACCACCCCGGGCAAGATGGCCGGCCTTCTGGAGACCGTCGCCGAAGCCCCCTTCAACGGCCGCGCCGACCTGCCCCAGCTGGCCGAGGAGACGGAGCTGGAAGACGACCAGCTGTTCCACCTGTTCGAGGGCCTGCGGGTCCTGGGGCTGGCGCGCATCGCCGCCGGCGACATCTTCGTCACCCCCTCCGGCCAGGCCTTCGTCGAGGCCGAGGACGCGCTTCGCAAGGACCTGTTCGCCGAGGCCCTGGTCAAGAACATCCCGCTGGCCGCCCATATCCGCCGCGTGCTGGACGAACGCAAGGACCACCGCGCCCCGGAAGACCGCTTCTTGCAGGAATTGCAGGACTACCTCACCGACGACGAGGCCGAGCGCGTGCTGGAGACGGCCATCACCTGGGGCCGCTACGCCGAGATCTTCGACTACGACTACAATGCCGGCGTGCTGATGCTGCCCGAGGAAGTGGTCGAGGAGATGGAAGCCGAGGAAGAGGCCCGCGAGGGCATGGACCTGCGGGAATAG
- a CDS encoding ABC transporter permease has protein sequence MRWSLPTVAVAPELKPNFWDLAIIPMIFALLALLAYGGAQMTTPYDVGEKLALSLDPAGLPYYLLRSALRMAAALAASLAFTLVYATLAAKVPALEKILIPILDILQSIPILGFLSITVTGFIALFPGNLLGVECAAIFAIFTSQAWNMTFSLYSSLKTVPNDLIEASEMFHLSPWQRFWRLELPWAMPGLVWNMMMSVSGGWFFVVASEAISVAGQSIALPGVGSYIALAIAEENLAAIGWAMLAVLAGIVIYDQLMFRPLVAWADKFKVDSAPGEQQPESWLLTLLQRGRLSRFLARLPAALWDRFTGLLRRREEVTLFHSAPIHMVTLPSWAERAWDGLLIVAAVGALVEVALFIHGSIGLMEVGQVLLYGIATALRVVILISLASLVWVPVGVWIGQRPVVAQNVQWIAQFLAAFPANLMFPVAVVLIVHFDANVNVWTSPLMILGTQWYILFNVIAGAAAIPQDMKDAAGNLGLSGWLRWKKFILPAIFPSYVTGAVTASGGSWNASIVSELVSWGDTRLEAVGLGSYIARATSDGDFPRIALGIAVMCLFVMGFNRFLWRRLYMLAAERLRLD, from the coding sequence ATGCGTTGGAGCCTTCCCACAGTCGCGGTGGCGCCGGAACTCAAGCCCAATTTCTGGGATCTGGCGATCATACCGATGATCTTCGCGCTGCTGGCCCTGCTGGCCTATGGCGGCGCGCAGATGACCACGCCCTATGACGTGGGAGAGAAGCTGGCCCTGTCGCTGGACCCTGCCGGCCTGCCCTATTACCTGCTGCGCAGCGCGCTGCGCATGGCCGCCGCCCTGGCCGCCTCGCTGGCCTTCACCCTGGTCTACGCCACCCTGGCGGCCAAGGTGCCGGCCCTGGAAAAGATCCTGATCCCCATCCTCGACATCCTGCAGTCGATTCCGATCCTGGGGTTCCTGTCCATCACGGTCACCGGCTTCATCGCCCTGTTTCCCGGCAACCTGCTGGGGGTGGAATGCGCCGCCATCTTCGCCATCTTCACCTCGCAGGCCTGGAACATGACGTTCAGCCTGTATTCCTCGCTGAAGACGGTGCCCAACGACCTGATCGAAGCCTCGGAGATGTTCCACCTGTCGCCGTGGCAGCGCTTCTGGCGCCTGGAACTGCCCTGGGCCATGCCCGGTCTGGTCTGGAACATGATGATGAGCGTGTCGGGCGGCTGGTTCTTCGTGGTGGCGTCGGAAGCCATCTCGGTGGCGGGCCAGAGCATCGCCCTGCCCGGCGTCGGCTCCTACATCGCGCTGGCCATCGCCGAGGAAAATCTGGCGGCCATCGGCTGGGCCATGCTGGCGGTGCTGGCCGGCATCGTCATCTACGACCAGCTGATGTTCCGCCCGCTGGTGGCCTGGGCCGACAAGTTCAAGGTGGATTCCGCCCCCGGCGAACAGCAGCCGGAATCCTGGCTGCTGACCCTGCTGCAGCGCGGCCGCCTGTCGCGCTTCCTGGCCCGCCTGCCCGCCGCCCTGTGGGACCGCTTCACCGGCCTGCTGCGTCGCCGGGAAGAGGTTACGCTATTCCACAGCGCCCCCATCCACATGGTGACCCTGCCGTCCTGGGCCGAACGCGCCTGGGACGGGCTGCTGATCGTGGCGGCGGTGGGCGCGCTGGTGGAGGTGGCCTTGTTCATTCACGGCTCCATCGGACTGATGGAGGTGGGGCAGGTGCTGCTTTACGGCATCGCCACCGCGTTGCGCGTCGTCATCCTGATCAGCCTGGCCTCGCTGGTCTGGGTACCGGTGGGGGTATGGATCGGCCAACGGCCGGTGGTGGCCCAGAATGTCCAGTGGATCGCCCAGTTCCTGGCCGCCTTCCCCGCCAACCTGATGTTCCCGGTGGCGGTGGTGCTGATCGTCCATTTCGACGCCAACGTCAACGTGTGGACCAGCCCGCTGATGATCCTGGGCACCCAGTGGTACATCCTGTTCAACGTCATCGCCGGTGCCGCCGCCATTCCCCAGGACATGAAGGACGCGGCGGGCAATCTGGGCCTGTCGGGCTGGCTGAGGTGGAAGAAGTTCATCCTGCCCGCCATCTTCCCGTCCTACGTCACCGGGGCGGTGACCGCCTCGGGCGGCTCGTGGAACGCCTCGATCGTGTCGGAACTGGTCAGCTGGGGCGACACGCGGCTGGAGGCGGTGGGGCTGGGCTCCTACATCGCGCGGGCCACCTCGGACGGCGACTTTCCCCGCATCGCGCTGGGCATCGCGGTGATGTGCCTGTTCGTGATGGGCTTCAACCGCTTCCTGTGGCGGCGGCTTTACATGCTGGCCGCCGAGCGGCTGCGTCTGGACTAG
- a CDS encoding dihydrofolate reductase produces MTIANIALIVAVAANGVIGKDNRLPWHIPEDLKWFKENTLGKPVIMGRKTWDSIGRPLPKRPNIVVTRQAGWRAEGAHTAHSLDEALGLAAGLAPEAAELMVIGGNALFAEALPRAGRLYLTEIGRAYEGDTVFPPLDRSLWREITRRSNAGDPAFDFVILERG; encoded by the coding sequence ATGACAATTGCAAATATCGCCCTGATCGTCGCGGTCGCCGCCAACGGCGTGATCGGCAAGGATAACCGGCTGCCCTGGCACATCCCCGAGGACCTGAAGTGGTTCAAGGAGAACACCCTGGGCAAGCCGGTGATCATGGGCCGCAAGACCTGGGACTCCATCGGCCGCCCTCTGCCCAAGCGCCCCAACATCGTGGTGACGCGCCAGGCCGGCTGGCGGGCCGAGGGCGCGCATACCGCCCATTCCCTGGACGAGGCGCTGGGCCTGGCGGCGGGTCTGGCCCCCGAGGCGGCCGAACTGATGGTGATCGGCGGCAACGCCCTGTTCGCCGAGGCCCTGCCCCGGGCCGGACGCCTGTATCTGACCGAGATCGGGCGCGCCTATGAGGGCGACACGGTTTTCCCTCCGCTGGACCGCTCCCTTTGGCGGGAAATCACGCGGCGTTCCAATGCCGGCGACCCCGCCTTCGACTTCGTGATTCTGGAACGGGGCTGA
- a CDS encoding thymidylate synthase, whose amino-acid sequence MQQYLDLLRRIRAEGVTKTDRTGTGTTSVFGHQMRFDLAAGFPLVTTKKLHTRSIFVELLWFLRGDTNIRWLKDNKVSIWDEWADENGDLGPVYGKQWRSWACPDGRTVDQITQVVEMIRKSPDSRRLIVSAWNPADIESMALPPCHCLFQFYVAEGKLSCQLYQRSADVFLGVPFNIASYALLTHMMAQVTGLEVGDFVHTFGDAHLYSNHMEQAELQLGRDPLPLPRLELNPDVKDLFAFTMDDIKVVDYQSHPHIAAPVAV is encoded by the coding sequence TTGCAGCAGTACCTGGATCTTCTGCGCCGCATCCGCGCCGAGGGCGTGACCAAGACCGACCGCACCGGCACCGGCACCACCAGCGTGTTCGGCCACCAGATGCGCTTCGACCTCGCCGCCGGCTTTCCCCTGGTGACCACCAAGAAGCTCCACACCCGCTCCATCTTCGTCGAGCTTCTGTGGTTCCTTCGGGGCGACACCAACATCCGCTGGCTGAAGGACAACAAGGTCTCCATCTGGGACGAATGGGCGGACGAGAACGGCGATCTCGGCCCGGTCTACGGCAAGCAATGGCGGTCCTGGGCCTGCCCCGACGGGCGTACCGTCGACCAGATCACCCAGGTGGTGGAGATGATCAGGAAAAGCCCGGATTCGCGCCGGCTGATCGTCTCGGCCTGGAACCCCGCCGACATCGAGTCCATGGCGCTGCCGCCCTGCCACTGCCTGTTCCAGTTCTACGTGGCCGAGGGGAAACTCTCCTGCCAGCTTTACCAGCGCTCGGCCGACGTGTTCTTAGGGGTGCCGTTCAACATCGCCTCCTACGCCCTGCTGACCCACATGATGGCCCAGGTGACCGGGCTGGAAGTCGGCGACTTCGTCCACACCTTCGGCGACGCCCACCTCTATTCCAACCACATGGAGCAGGCCGAGCTGCAACTCGGCCGCGATCCCCTGCCGCTGCCCCGGCTGGAACTCAATCCCGACGTGAAGGATCTGTTCGCCTTCACCATGGACGACATCAAGGTGGTGGACTACCAGTCCCACCCCCATATCGCCGCGCCGGTGGCGGTATGA
- a CDS encoding GGDEF domain-containing protein has protein sequence MGFDTKTLWMTLAISNLVFGALMLVHVGRAADRAALRIWAAAQLLKGLAIGLIIAKTLIPHPWGFAGNLLYITGHFVELAAFLSYAGLGRRMRGAALVFAGLVAAYLGGVAAGAKAAHMAVLFSSSLFVLYALSALALSASGRRRSWVQVMLVASNIVIALTALVRVGLAWSSQSWDPQSTALANQAMFVLGYVFSLCDGFCFLLLVKEDSDRSLLRMATIDLLTGIANRAHFLDLAEDRRRLCLRSGQPIAVMMMDVDHFKQVNDVFGHAAGDDVLRRVGGVLREHLRDVDVCGRLGGEEFAVVLPGTSLAAALPVAERLRAALAEMVVATPKGDARITVSMGLADLGGDRRLEQAMSEADLRLYRAKAEGRNRVVAACETGSDRAGASLRAAL, from the coding sequence TTGGGTTTCGATACCAAGACCCTGTGGATGACGCTGGCCATCAGCAATCTGGTGTTCGGGGCGCTGATGCTCGTGCATGTGGGCCGCGCCGCCGACCGGGCCGCCCTGAGGATCTGGGCGGCCGCCCAATTGCTCAAGGGCCTGGCCATCGGCCTGATCATCGCCAAGACGCTGATCCCCCATCCCTGGGGTTTTGCCGGCAATCTGCTGTACATCACCGGGCATTTCGTCGAACTGGCGGCGTTTTTGTCCTATGCCGGGCTCGGGCGGCGGATGAGGGGCGCGGCCCTGGTCTTCGCCGGCCTGGTGGCGGCCTATCTCGGCGGCGTCGCCGCCGGGGCCAAGGCCGCCCACATGGCGGTGCTGTTCTCGTCCAGCCTGTTCGTCTTATACGCCCTCAGCGCCTTGGCGCTTTCCGCCTCCGGCCGCCGCCGCTCGTGGGTCCAGGTGATGCTGGTGGCCAGCAACATCGTGATCGCGCTTACCGCCCTGGTCCGTGTCGGCCTGGCGTGGTCCAGCCAGTCCTGGGACCCGCAAAGCACCGCCTTGGCCAACCAGGCCATGTTCGTGCTCGGCTATGTCTTCTCGCTGTGCGACGGCTTCTGCTTCCTGCTGCTGGTCAAGGAGGATTCGGACCGTTCGCTGCTGCGCATGGCGACCATCGACCTGCTGACGGGAATCGCCAACCGCGCCCACTTCCTCGATCTCGCCGAGGACCGGCGGCGGCTGTGCCTGCGGTCCGGCCAGCCCATCGCCGTGATGATGATGGACGTGGATCACTTCAAGCAGGTCAACGACGTGTTCGGCCATGCGGCGGGGGACGACGTGCTGCGCCGGGTGGGGGGCGTGCTGCGCGAGCATCTGCGGGACGTGGATGTCTGCGGCCGCCTGGGCGGCGAGGAATTCGCCGTGGTCCTGCCTGGAACCTCCCTGGCGGCGGCGTTGCCGGTGGCCGAGCGGCTGCGCGCCGCCCTGGCCGAAATGGTGGTGGCGACGCCCAAGGGCGACGCCAGGATTACGGTCAGCATGGGGCTTGCGGATCTGGGCGGCGACCGGCGCCTGGAGCAGGCCATGTCCGAGGCGGATCTGCGCCTCTACCGGGCCAAGGCCGAGGGGCGCAACCGGGTGGTGGCCGCTTGCGAAACCGGTTCCGACAGGGCTGGCGCTTCGCTGCGGGCCGCTTTATAG
- a CDS encoding SspB family protein — MRHSARIWDFGPVEELRYDKMVEEALRGVVRDSLVFAAEHGLPGEHHFYITFRPHHPDVEMADHLKARHPDEMTIVLQHQFWDLDVTEDGFSVTLSFSGKPERMVIPFSSVTGFADPSAKFGLQFQAIPGDDDDDDDVEIDEFDPPPSRASASPKDSEPEPTPPAEGGDGNVVALDKFRKK, encoded by the coding sequence ATGCGGCATTCAGCCAGGATATGGGATTTCGGGCCGGTGGAAGAACTGCGTTACGACAAGATGGTGGAAGAGGCCCTGCGCGGCGTTGTCCGCGATTCGCTGGTCTTTGCCGCCGAGCACGGCCTGCCGGGCGAGCATCATTTCTACATCACCTTCCGTCCACACCATCCCGACGTGGAGATGGCCGACCACCTGAAGGCGCGCCATCCCGACGAGATGACCATCGTGCTGCAGCACCAGTTCTGGGACCTGGACGTCACCGAGGACGGCTTCTCGGTGACCCTGTCCTTCTCGGGCAAGCCCGAGCGGATGGTGATCCCCTTCTCGTCGGTGACCGGCTTCGCCGATCCGTCGGCCAAGTTCGGCCTGCAGTTCCAGGCCATTCCCGGCGATGACGACGATGACGACGACGTGGAAATCGACGAGTTCGATCCGCCGCCGTCGCGCGCTTCCGCCTCGCCCAAGGATTCCGAGCCCGAGCCCACGCCCCCCGCCGAGGGCGGCGACGGCAACGTGGTGGCGCTGGACAAGTTCCGCAAGAAGTGA
- a CDS encoding fumarate hydratase, which produces MSDFAYHELFPLSSDDTPYRKITADGVGTASFNGQTVVTVAPEAIVRLTKEAIKDTSHLLRPAHLQQLRNILDDANSSPNDRFVAYDLLKNACIASGGVLPMCQDTGTAIVMGKKGQKVWTGGNDEAAISQGVQEAYTELNLRYSQTAPLDMYEEVNTGTNLPAQIDLFATEGDAYKFMFMAKGGGSANKTFLYQQTKALLNPKSLLTFLDAQIRTLGTSACPPYHLAIVIGGLSAEMCLKTVKLASAKYLDSLPTSGNKYGQAFRDVELEQIVLKMTQDMGIGAQFGGKYFCHDVRVIRLPRHGASCPVAIGVSCSADRQILGKITKDGVYVEAMEKDPAKYLPDVDASKLAGEVVKIDLNRPMDEIRKTLSQYPVKTRVSLSGPMIVARDIAHAKLKERLDKGEGLPEYFKQMGVYYAGPAKTPSNYASGSFGPTTAGRMDSYVDQFQAAGGSMLMIAKGNRSKAVTDACKKYGGFYLGSVGGAAARLAQDCIKKVEVIEYPELGMEAIWRIEVVDFPAFIVVDDKGNDFFADFAH; this is translated from the coding sequence ATGTCCGATTTCGCCTACCACGAGCTGTTCCCGCTGTCGTCCGACGACACCCCTTACCGCAAGATCACGGCAGACGGCGTGGGGACCGCCAGCTTCAACGGCCAGACGGTGGTCACCGTGGCCCCCGAGGCGATCGTCCGGCTGACCAAGGAAGCCATCAAGGACACCTCGCACCTGCTGCGTCCCGCCCATCTGCAGCAGCTCCGGAACATCCTCGACGATGCCAATTCGTCGCCCAACGACCGCTTCGTCGCCTATGACCTCTTGAAGAACGCCTGCATCGCCTCGGGCGGCGTGCTGCCCATGTGCCAGGACACCGGCACCGCCATCGTCATGGGCAAGAAGGGCCAGAAGGTGTGGACCGGCGGCAATGACGAGGCCGCCATCTCCCAGGGCGTGCAGGAGGCCTATACCGAGCTGAACCTGCGCTATTCCCAGACCGCGCCGCTCGACATGTACGAAGAGGTCAACACCGGCACCAACCTGCCGGCCCAGATCGACCTGTTCGCCACCGAGGGCGATGCCTACAAGTTCATGTTCATGGCCAAGGGCGGCGGCTCGGCCAACAAGACCTTCCTCTACCAGCAGACCAAGGCGCTTCTGAACCCCAAGAGCCTGCTCACCTTCCTCGACGCCCAGATCAGGACGCTGGGCACCTCGGCCTGTCCGCCCTACCACCTGGCCATCGTCATCGGCGGCCTGTCGGCCGAGATGTGCCTGAAGACGGTCAAGCTGGCCTCGGCCAAGTACCTGGATTCGCTGCCCACCTCGGGCAACAAGTACGGCCAGGCCTTCCGCGACGTGGAGCTCGAGCAGATCGTGCTGAAGATGACCCAGGACATGGGCATCGGCGCCCAGTTCGGCGGCAAGTACTTCTGCCATGACGTGCGCGTCATCCGCCTGCCGCGCCACGGGGCGTCCTGCCCGGTGGCCATCGGCGTGTCGTGCTCGGCCGACCGCCAGATCCTCGGCAAGATCACCAAGGACGGCGTGTACGTCGAGGCCATGGAAAAGGACCCGGCCAAGTACCTGCCCGACGTGGACGCCTCCAAGCTGGCCGGCGAGGTGGTCAAGATCGACCTCAACCGCCCCATGGACGAGATCAGGAAGACCCTGTCCCAATACCCGGTGAAGACCCGCGTGTCGCTGTCGGGGCCCATGATCGTCGCCCGCGACATCGCCCACGCCAAGCTCAAGGAGCGCCTGGACAAGGGCGAGGGCCTGCCTGAGTACTTCAAGCAGATGGGCGTCTATTACGCCGGTCCGGCCAAGACGCCGTCCAACTATGCCTCGGGCTCGTTCGGCCCCACCACGGCGGGCCGCATGGATTCCTATGTGGACCAGTTCCAGGCCGCCGGCGGCTCCATGCTGATGATCGCCAAGGGCAACCGCTCCAAGGCCGTCACCGATGCCTGCAAGAAGTACGGCGGCTTCTACCTGGGCTCGGTGGGCGGCGCCGCCGCCCGTCTGGCCCAGGACTGCATCAAGAAGGTCGAGGTCATCGAGTACCCCGAACTGGGCATGGAAGCCATCTGGCGCATCGAAGTGGTCGACTTCCCCGCCTTCATCGTCGTCGACGACAAGGGCAACGACTTCTTCGCGGACTTCGCGCACTGA
- a CDS encoding TfoX/Sxy family protein produces MSRQFADHVCDMLSPLGSVTARAMFGGFGVYLDGLMFGLIAWDTLFLKADDGNRPMFEDAGAAQFKPWDDKPMVMPYWEVPADVLEDGAQLCVWGRAAFDAALRTRKPKSKRTGKDRR; encoded by the coding sequence ATGTCGCGCCAATTCGCCGACCACGTCTGCGACATGCTGTCCCCGCTGGGCTCCGTCACGGCGCGGGCCATGTTCGGGGGCTTCGGCGTCTATCTTGACGGATTGATGTTCGGGCTGATCGCCTGGGACACCCTGTTCCTCAAGGCCGATGACGGCAACCGCCCCATGTTCGAAGACGCCGGTGCCGCCCAGTTCAAGCCGTGGGACGACAAGCCCATGGTCATGCCCTATTGGGAGGTTCCGGCCGATGTCCTGGAGGACGGGGCGCAATTGTGCGTGTGGGGCCGGGCGGCCTTCGACGCGGCGCTCCGTACCCGCAAACCCAAGTCGAAAAGGACTGGAAAAGACCGCCGGTGA
- a CDS encoding DUF983 domain-containing protein: MPHRLRVPVCKPAPPPANLPPDSGHRRSIVQSLWRGVRQLCPRCGVGGSMEGYLGIRAACPHCGERLGHIKADDGPAYFTMLIAGHIVVPLVLAAEQAWHPPLELQMAVAVGGLGLLIWRLLPRVKGAVLGLMWAHGLKGDEVQGDVERHG; the protein is encoded by the coding sequence ATGCCCCACCGCCTGCGCGTTCCCGTCTGCAAGCCGGCTCCGCCGCCCGCCAATCTGCCGCCGGATTCCGGGCATCGCCGTTCCATCGTCCAGTCCCTCTGGCGCGGCGTGCGGCAATTGTGTCCGCGCTGCGGCGTCGGCGGCAGCATGGAGGGCTATCTCGGCATCCGCGCCGCCTGTCCCCATTGCGGCGAGCGCCTGGGGCACATCAAGGCCGATGACGGCCCGGCCTACTTCACCATGCTGATCGCCGGGCACATCGTGGTGCCGCTGGTCCTGGCCGCCGAGCAGGCCTGGCATCCGCCCCTGGAATTGCAGATGGCGGTGGCGGTCGGCGGGCTGGGCCTGCTGATCTGGCGTCTGCTGCCCCGGGTCAAGGGCGCGGTGCTCGGCCTGATGTGGGCGCATGGCCTGAAGGGCGACGAGGTCCAGGGCGACGTGGAGCGCCACGGGTAA
- a CDS encoding response regulator yields the protein MSAKAHVLIVEDEPVTRAKLAAYLTGEGFQVSEAADAKDMKAIVSRTVPDVVLLDINLPDESGLILARELRAKSSVGIILVTARQDETDRIVGLEIGADDYITKPFNPRELAVRVRNLQRRVAPTMAAERSATGIHNFAGWRLDCDARQLTSPTGELVRLTRGEFDVLAALARNAGRALTRDQLLDLTQHDGEAVIDRTIDVLVGRLRRKIEADSRHPSIILTVHGVGYRLVAN from the coding sequence GTGTCGGCAAAAGCGCACGTCTTGATCGTCGAGGACGAACCCGTCACCCGCGCCAAGCTCGCGGCTTATCTCACCGGAGAAGGCTTTCAGGTGAGCGAGGCGGCCGATGCCAAGGACATGAAGGCCATCGTGTCGCGTACGGTGCCCGACGTGGTGCTGCTCGACATCAATCTTCCCGATGAAAGCGGCCTGATCCTGGCGCGCGAACTGCGCGCCAAGTCGTCGGTGGGCATCATCCTGGTCACCGCGCGGCAGGACGAGACCGACCGCATCGTCGGCCTGGAGATCGGCGCCGACGACTACATCACCAAGCCGTTCAATCCCCGCGAGCTGGCGGTGCGCGTCCGCAATCTCCAGCGCCGCGTCGCGCCCACCATGGCCGCCGAGCGCTCGGCCACCGGCATCCACAATTTTGCCGGCTGGCGCCTGGATTGCGACGCCCGCCAGCTGACCTCGCCCACCGGCGAACTGGTGCGCCTGACCCGTGGCGAATTCGACGTGCTGGCCGCCCTGGCCCGCAACGCCGGAAGGGCGCTGACCCGCGACCAGCTGCTCGACCTCACCCAGCATGACGGCGAGGCGGTGATCGACCGCACCATCGACGTGCTGGTCGGCCGCCTGCGCCGCAAGATCGAGGCGGATTCCCGCCACCCGTCCATCATCCTGACGGTGCACGGCGTCGGCTATCGTCTGGTGGCCAACTAG